The region cacaaatacaaactGAGATTATGATCCATTTACATGATAGAGCAACCAGGATCATAACTGTTGTCTGGAGGATACTCATAGCCACCATAAACATAGTGATGGGGTGGTATCGTTTCATAATAATGAGGCACATAAATTGGCGTCTGTGTCTGCTTCTTGGCATCATCACCTTCAGATGTTTTTTTATCATCCTTTTTATCATCTTTCTTCTCCTCAACAGCAGCAACACTGACCAGCTCGACGATACGGCTCATTTTCTTCCTCAATG is a window of Dioscorea cayenensis subsp. rotundata cultivar TDr96_F1 chromosome 5, TDr96_F1_v2_PseudoChromosome.rev07_lg8_w22 25.fasta, whole genome shotgun sequence DNA encoding:
- the LOC120261878 gene encoding heavy metal-associated isoprenylated plant protein 47-like, with product MGKQKMILKLTMEDDKKRSKAMQIAVSLNGVISAGLEGEAKDKLVVIGDGVDSIKLTTALRKKMSRIVELVSVAAVEEKKDDKKDDKKTSEGDDAKKQTQTPIYVPHYYETIPPHHYVYGGYEYPPDNSYDPGCSIM